A stretch of DNA from Gasterosteus aculeatus chromosome 7, fGasAcu3.hap1.1, whole genome shotgun sequence:
TAGTTCCACATTTATGATCAttgattacattacacgtccttcagctgacgcttttatccaaggcgacttacattgcattttaacccatggttttacattttgcccagggagcaattatgggttgggtgtcttgctcagggacacggagcagccgaGGTTCAACCAGCAACCTTGCGGtacccggcgcaccctctctactccatgcctCACCGCCAGAATCATTCAAATCCTATTTGTTTATTCATGGTAAATTTGAGCGTTCGTTTCCAAGTCACTATATGTCTTAGAAGTGTTAGAAAGTCTGTTCGATCACAAGCCAGAGAGTCTACAGTGGCTTCATCCTTACCtccagctccctctctctctgctccagaGAGGCTGCCAGCTCCTCGTTCTTCTCCAGTAAAGCCTGCCCCAGCTCTGCAGCAAGTATCAGATCCGTCTCGATCGCCCCTCCGCTGTCACTGCTGCCGGGAGAGGATGTAGATGAGGGGAGATTAAAGGAGAGTGAgactgaggaggatgaggagagagggaagaaggagTCCTCCAGGCTGGGGGTCGGGAGACTGTCTTTCCTTTGGGTGAACATTGTTGACAGCTGAAGGCTTGTAGGAGTCACAAAAAAAGCATTATCCCAGGTCAAGAGCTTGATCACGCAGGTGGCAGGTGCACCACCATAAACGTTCTCTTTTGTTCCTCGATGATCTGGTCCAGAGCGGGTTGATTTTTCACTTTTGTAATCCAGGTAAGTCTCTGCCAGACAGGGACTTCACTGTGGGTCCAATTGTCTTCTTGGTATTGTTCAAATCctgttcttctctccttcttctgtGTACAAGAAAGCCCATCAATAGCACAAACAGCCACTACCAACAGATTCTATTTACTGTCATTATGAAATTCAGGACATGTAGCATGACTCGTAACATCATCTCAGATTGCCTTTAAGGTCTTTTGTCTACAGGTACTTTTGTTACTCTGACCGAAATACCAGCTCCACTGTTATCTTTGTTCTGCTCCCCTCCCTAAATTCCAAAGGTAATGTGCTCCAATAGATCCTAAAAAAGTCTTGCTTGTTCTTCAAAATGAATTCTAGTCTTTAAAGTCCTGACGTTGTGTTGTTTATGATTTTTCCCTCAAACTACGGCTTTAAAAGCGCTGCTACCACATACTGTTCTTTCTAGTCACTGCATGATTATAGAGCTACTGTTTGGTTTAGTCTTTACAGAGCTAATGTTTGATTTAGTCTTTACAGGCACAGGTCTCGGTCTCCTCCGTCTGATAATTCTCTCTCCAATGCTGACGTCACCATCATCCATGGCACCTGTTAAAACCTCTCACAACCATTAAACTATGTCCTCTTCCGATTTAAAATAGGGaatacattaaaataattaagtCCTGTCTACtttaacaacacatttttacattatgAGAACTAACAGAACCTTTATTGGAACCTCGAAGGAAGAAAAATGAAGTCTGTCTTACCTGATAGTTCCCTGCCAACTCACACAATACAGGTATAGTCTTCCTGTTTGggttgtttgtgcgtgtgtttgtgcatgtgtgtgtgcgtgtgtgcttgtgtaagagtgtgtgtttggggagtgTTTGCACAAGAGAGGCTGAGCTGGTTTCCTTGGCAGAAGaaacatacagtatgtaaaTACGGCCAGTTGCTCCACCTCTCATGAAGTaagggaggtggagagagcgggCGGGACGaccggtgtgtctgtgtgaaatgATTCGACGACTAGCGGTCGAACAGGGTATGAAAACACAGATTAACTCTGAGGAATGCGCTGTTACTCAATTTTACACTCCTCCCGGTGGGGATGACACAGGGTGAGATGTGGAAAGGGGGGAAGTTTAGGACACAAGCAGGGCTCTGTCTGCcccggccctcctcctcctcctcctcacaccccCTTCCTGTTTACCTGCTCACAGATTTGAAAGGAGCTCTGTGTGTCTTCATGTGCGAGGTAAAGGGGTGGGGAGAGTATAAAAAGGGACTGCCATCACTTTGACCATCCTTCTTTGAGACGGCAAACAGacaagagggaaaataaaagccCACAAGAACTTCACCAGGCGTGAAACTAGGCCATCGGATCATTAGGTGCGCTCACATACAAACATGCCCTCCAAACTGTGGCTCGTTCTTTCACTGTGGCTCGCGCTGCCAACCTCTGAAGCCGGAAGGCAGATGCCCAAACTCTCTGACAAGAAACTCTGCGCTGACTCCGACTGCAGCCGTGAGTAGCAACATCTTATCTTGGTGGTAACGTAGTGACCGCTTTATACTATAACTGTTGATGATCAAAATGACAATCCCCATGCAGAAATGTTCACTCTGCATAGaaatatgacaaaataaatTGCAGCAGTCCTGAATGTGATGCCTCAGACTCTGTATATGATCGTGCACAGATCCCATCTTGATAGCACGTGCGCTGCAGGACTACTACCCTGGAGACTGCAGGTTCATCCCGATCAGACAGGGGCAGCTCATCTATGTCTATGGAATGCTGAGGGACAGAGGAAACCTCTTCTGGGCCGGCATTGTAAGTGAAAacaatgcttttgttttgacacCGCTCTGAAGCAAAGCGCTCTGTTGGACGTTGTGAAGGCCTCTTTCCTCCATGTGCAGCAATGCCATTGTCCACTCAAAGGACAGGTTGTATACAACTTAATTCTCCATAATCTGCTTTCAGGTACAAGACTCCTATTACGGGCAGCAGGAGGCTCGCATTGGACACTTCCCCAGCAGCATAGTGGAGGAGACTCATCCTCTCATGCCAGCCAGCACCATAGTCAAGACTACTGTAAgtgaacccacacacacacacacatcaacaaatGTGTGCATTATATGTGACGCGTCCTCCTGAAAATACACTTCTACCAACTATACCTGAACTAGATTGCCCTTTAATAACACTTACAATGGCACTTGGTTGTGCTTTCTTGATTGTTGTCGTTCGGGTCTGTACCCTcctggttgaatgcacttattgtaagtcgctttataAACGTGTCAGCtatatgaaaaatgaaaatgtaaaataattctACTTCTCTCATTTCCAGAAATGGGACTTCTACTGTAACTGAAGTTGCCTTCAACATTAAAGAGGACACCATGGTAGTGAACTACAAGACAAGATAACGTGCTTTGAGTAACATATGACCATACATGCATAGATGATAATAGCAAGAGATGTTGCTGTCAGTAGTCACAACTAAGGTTTCAAATCAATGGCTGAAGAAAGAACCATTGCTGTTAAACGCcgagattttattttttgggactATTTTCTGTAGTACTGCATTgtgctgtttgtatttgtttggcaGGTATCAAAAGTATTTGTCAATGTGTTAAAGTTaaatactgtgttttttaaacacaaatacacaacaattAATGCATTTTAAGTATACACACTTCTTCTTTCGCATGATGACTTTGCAtcacaataaattaaatttaataaaTGGCTACCATAAAGCAGAACTGTTTAATTATATTGCAGATGATGTCTTCAGCAGGGTGATATGTGGGTTTTCAGACATAAGAATGTGGGTTTTCAGACATAAGAAGAACACAAAGCAGTCCGATGTATGAGCCTTaacatttattctattttttcttGTCTGTGTTAATATGCCAGAGAGGTTTTTGCCACTACAAGGGAATAACAGGGCATACACTTGGACATCTACAATGGCATTAGCATCTCGGAGGCATGCTCCCCGCAGGACAAGGAGCCCAACGATAAAAGCTGTCTGTCTCCAAACATTAGTTCCTTCCTCGCGCACAACTTTTCCTACTACTCATTCGCCCTGCATCTTCCCACACACGTGGTCCAAGTCCTTCGGTGGCTTTCTTTTAGTAAACAGACTAAAAATCACTGCACGTGCCTCCAGAGAACTTCCTCCTCCGCACGCGTACAGAAACCAACACTGAAAGAATAAACAAAGCACAGTTGGCATCTTACTCTTAACCACTCAAACAGTACTGCGCAATGTAGATCCAATAAAGTTGGACAATTTTAGTCTAATCTTCAGCGGACCCTTTTGAAAGTCCCTTAAATTGACATTTTAGCAGTTTGCCTTCAATGAACAAATGCTACCAATTTTTTCACTAAACTGGAAAGAGCAGGTACAGTCAttatataattaaataacaTTTGGGAATGTCTGATGAAGATAAGGAAATACCTTTGAAAATATTATCACATACCCTCACTtttatttacatacatttttttcgGAGAGATAGGCATGTTTAAAAGAGGGATTCTGTTGCGTTGTGATTGGGAAATTAACTTCATTTTCCTGTACCTTCACTCTAACTTCACAAAATGTGTCCAATAGACTCTTACACAAGAACAACACATTAGTCTTTGGGTTTATAGCATTGCTGTCTTTCAGAGATATTCAAATAAAACTGAGTTAGGAATTAGATACAAATGTATTAGAAGGCACTTGCACTCACAGACCACTAGACCTGCGTTCCTATTTCTCACTCTTTGTCTGCTAAACTGCCAACAAAGCTGTAAGAGGTAAATTAAAAACAGGCAGAACATGGGGTTAGTAGTAAAGCAGTGGAGTGTCAGACTCTGCTTTACATCTTCTGCTTTGGTATTCCATCCTCACAGGAAACAGGAATCGTGCGCTCTGAGCCGGTAGAGGAGCGAGGTGCCGTGATGGTAAGGATACCATCAAATGACAGACTGGATGTGACATCAGCACCTGACACGCCAGCCGGAAGCCTGTACTTCCTCAGGAACTCTCTTGACACAAAGCCGTTGTCGTCCTGGAAACAGAATTGGAGTCAGTATATGTTGGTGACTTGACACCAAACGAATGTCGTTTGACTATTTGTGGACATTTCTATATGGTGCCTCTGACCTGTCTGCCCTCATGTTTGCCGTGTATTGTGATGAACTCGTCACTGACATTGACAGACAGCTCTTCGGGTGAGAAATGCTTGACATCCAGAAGAATTACGTAGCGATCCTTTTCGATGCGCATCTATACAGACAACACAGCCGTTAGTAAAGGTTAATGGTGCATGCCTGCAGCCTGGGGTCAGCTGTGCATGAAAAACAAGTTGTTATTTGGTACAACGTTGGAGTCCTGCACCAACGCTCATTGGTGCAGGACTCATACACATGCAAAATGATACAGAGACGGCTAAGAGGTCCGTCTTTGTGACGGAATTTGTGACTTACCTCACTGTGTCCATTGTCGGGCCAGTTGAACCAGCGCAGGGGTGAAGCGCGTATCCAGGGGAAGGACCAGGGGAAGGGCCAGATTGGTGGCCAATCAGTGAGAGGTTCGGCCAAGGAGATGTCAGAGAGTCGATGTGGGAAGGCCCGTCGGTACCAAGGATACTGGATGGGGATATCCATGATGGGGTTGAAGAGGAGATGTAAAAGCAATGGGTATGAAGGCGGACTCTTGACTTTTTCTGAGAtggatgctgctgtgctccGGGCCACAGTATTTATAGGCCTCCCATCCCGGCCGGTCTCTGTCCCCATGCACACTTGCATAGTGACTCTGCCAACAGACTGATCTTTCTAGAACAATGATGTCAACGGTTTATTCTCCATTGTTTAATCTCTCACTGTGACtggttatctctctctctctctgtgtgactctgtgtctctctcttctgACGCTGGCTCAGAGTACTGCTGATGCCTCCATACTCACTACCCAGGAAATGCCCCAGTCTGGATCTGtgtgtatggttgtgtgtgtgtgcgtgcatgtgtttgtttgaggaATAGCTGCCAGAACATTAGCCTGCAGTGCTCTGAGTGCCAGAAGCTTTAGGGTTGTGTGCAGAATGGATGTGAGGTTGAATGGGAATTGATGAGTTTGTATGGGACTGCATTAGATGACACTCTAAGCGTGTATCATTTTGCTATGAGCTCAGATGTAAAATATGAACCCCTGTCTCCTCTCCAAGTATCTAGCAGTTGTGCCAGCCGAAATTCTTTTCAGTCTCTGCTTCATCCTCCCAGTTGTGTCGTCTCCAACAGAACTACACACGCTAAATATCTTATGTTATCTGCAAGCTCTGTGGTTCTACAGATATTTTTAAGCCATCATGCAACCACTGTTGTTccatattacatttttatatattttggttTGTGTAACTACATAATGTTTTCTAACCGGGTGTTGTTCTAACCTTGTTGGTCCCTGATTTTCCTACTAAAAATGTTTAATCACGGTTGCTGTCTGCCATGCTTTTACTGTTGGTTACTATTTAAAGCTTCAATcgattaaaacatgttttactgaCATGCAACTCGCAGTGACagtattgtttgttttaaaccaTCCGAATAAAACGAGTTGACAACGACAAATTGATGGTAGTTACTTTACCCTCCGTTTGTTTAGCgtcgttgccatggtgatgtgCTTTACCCCGTGCACTTGGAGCGGTTAGTCGCTCCAAGTAAAAGGGTTAGTAAGTGCTTTACTCGGGTAAAATTACAGTTGTGGCCACCGAAATGGATTTACCGTTTTCATATTACGGGAATCTTGATAAAAGGAACCCAGTTGTTTCGGCCTTCGAACGGGACATCGCCTCGTTTACAACGTTGATGAGACGAGTCGCTTCTTCGAACTACCACGATAACGGCTCTCACGCTAAAGGGTAAGGGCCCGTCGTAGAGTTAGCTAACGAGCTAACCGTTAGCTAATTAAAGCCGTGATAGCTAAATTATGTTCATTCTCCACAACGTTAACGACTTTGAAGTCAGCGAAACCGTTTGCACAACAACAGCAATTGGAGCTGCGCCAGGAGAAAATTTAAGTTGAACGTATTTGTCTTCTATTTAGCTGCGTATGAGCAGTTTGTTTAATGTGGAAGGTGTATTACTGAGTAAAGTTAGCGAACGGGCTGCAGGTGCACGCGCCTCTCTGCTCAGTCTAACCTCCGTtattaaaacaatgtttcaCAGAAAATGCTCTTCTGCTACGTCATATTTTACCTCCAGCCCAAAGCAGACTAGTCAAATGTTACGGTACAAGGAACgttgttttaatttttatttatttattcgaATGCATGTTTTGTTATAATAACGTTtgcatgttatttttatttctgaagGATTCAAATCTTGGTGGAGATTTGGAAAAAGTACAAACAACGACTGCCTTCGAAGTTTTACCTGGAGCGCATGTTGCAGATTGCTGACTTTCTTTTTGAAATAAAGGTAATTCACAGTAGCCTGATATATGGGGGTTCCCTGCTGTAGTCGATTGCTGTATCAGCTGCATGTCATTAAAAACGAATAAATTCCTATCTTTACAATTTTAGCTATTGTTATTCATACAACTTTAGTCAACTGCGGTCACACCAGCCTTCACTTTGTTAAACAGTGAAATCAGCTCTAATAAAACtctaaataaatcaatcaatataAATTGATACATTTCTCTGTATCCCGCCTGTTTGCGGCATGTCATTATTATTGACTTATTTTAAGCTATTCACACAACAATGACAATGTTATTCACAAGGtatatttttcattcttttatttaCTTAGAATTATTGATAATTTTTCGATGATATACAGACAGAAATATGATTATGTCCTATCACGTTCACTGGTACATGGCTCTTATTTTAAAGTCAGTTCTTACAGAACTGTAATGCCGATATGCGCACTGCACAACAACGGTTTTACTGTGTTTATCGAGGTTGCCACAGTAATAATACGGGTAATGAAAGTAACCATAGTGAGTGTCAGTGATGCTGTGTATATTAAGAttatcatgaatttaaacaccCTTTTGGATGGAAAAGACAAATTGTTCGATTGATTAAagggcacacacacaattgGCCTGTTTTGGTCTACATCAATGGGCTATTTACTCCTTTCCTTGGACCTGCACTCCGAATTCATCATTGGATCACTTGTTGCATCTATGTGTACATTTATGCCGTAGTTTTTACTTCTCCAAAAGGGAATGCTGCAATTGGCCATGGAGCTTTTAGCACAACACATATTCGCAGTTGTCATTAAGTCTTTCTTCCTTTCCCTGTTGGTCTGTAGTTGTACCAAACTGCTTTTTGGCAAGGATACAGTCTCCACCTGCAACAGTTCAACTCAGTGAAAATAACGGACATCACAGATGTGGACCACTTCATGTCCTCTTTCTTCCCAGAAGGTTTTGATACAGATGCCTTTGCCCTGAAGGTACATTGTACaacgtgtgcttgtgtgctgtgtgtgacaTGTTTGACTATTCACAGTCTTACTGAAGTGAACAGCATGCTATGCTTGTTttactttgttgttttgtttaactCACACGTTGTGTGATTATTTATGTTTGTTGCTGAACTCTTGATATATCTACACTGTGTGAGTTGTATACATGTGTATGTGTTTCTGTAGATCCGTGCAATGCATGGCTGTGCCTTGTGTATGTTTGAGCGGGAGAAAAGGCACACTGCTCTCAGCCAGAAGGGCCTCTGTGAACTGTTGCGTGTGCTGAACTTCATCAGGATTATGATGCAGTCGTTGCAGCCACATGAGCATCTCTGCCAGCAAATATATAATGGTATGTTAGTACAACTGATATAGATTCCCCCGGTCTTTGCTTATTatctgaaataaaacatttcgaAGAACAAATTGAGTTGTCAAAGTGGGATATAGGACAATAGAATCTGCCTGAAAGCGTGCTTTTTTCACCATCTAGATACAAATGGTATCAGCAATTATCCTTTTGAACAAAGAAAATAAGATTTTGTCAAGTGAAAGTAATAACCTCCCAATTTCCAATAATATGTTGATACTTCTAGTATGataattaatttaatgtttAAATTGAAGTGAGAAATTACAAGATTGTACAGTATTTGATATTTTGCTGTAGATCTaacctctttctcttctccttttgtGATCTATGCCAGGTTCATTACTCATCTACAACATCTGCCGTTACTTGATGACTATGAATTGTAGTGCTCAGGTACTTTGAGGTGCATGATAGTTGGATAGTTGCCTCACATTATTCACTCTAAACGGAAGGGTCAAAGGGAGGAGGGTTACAATGGGGTGGGACCGACTTGTTCCAACTGTTTGATAATGAGACCCTGGCAGATCTGGAGAAAACATGACCGACTGGTTAATGTGTTTTGTGCTAATTAAGGTTTTCAGTTTTCAGTGATTAACTCTTATCTCCACATTAAATTGTGTCGTTATGTGTACAGTACTGTGACCAAAATATATGATATAACCAGACATTTCTGTGATTCATTATGTAGATATAATTGTTTGTCATGATGCTTTTTACTACAATTGGTGATTCTCCTCAGGCACTGGAGTACCTTCTATGGGCAAGCATCAGTTTGGAGCTGTCCATCACTCTGATGTCTGCTAAGTATCTACCTTTGATTGTCACACTCTACTGTGCCGTCTGCCACTGTTACTATGACAACCAGGCTGGTTCTCAGGCGGaggtaaaaaaacacacctcatCTGCATCCTGGCACCTACAATCTATGTAATATAATTTTGCTTATTCTCCACTTGTGGGGTGGTTTGTGTGTCttcaaatgttttcagaaaTTTGCCAGGAGAGCTCTTGGAAAAATCAACGAGTTAGCAAAACTAGAGGAGCAGAATAAACTTCCTGCCTCCAGAGAGACTCACAGAGCTTACAAAGAAGCCTCTATCAAGGTACGTCACTCGTCTTATCAAAGTACACTCTTAATACTTTCACTGGGATAGAATATTACAGAGAtcattcacacatacacacgcatacaGATGGTTGCCCTCTGAACATcctgttgcttttctttcactgtgttgatgtgtttttctgttttatcaAATTATGTCcgcttttcttttacatttcttttcagcTAGCTTCCATGATGTTCAAGCATGCAGTATTTGAGGCCAGAAGAAGACCAAAACACATCCGGAgaattaaaagcaaaaacacgTTGAAGGACATACCCAATGTAATAAGATCCCCTTTCCATTCATGTAATCATAATCAGTATTAAATATCAATCTTAATTGCCCTTGAATGTCTTCCTGTCTCTATTGCAGGGGCCATGGCCTTGTAATACAACAGAGCGCATACTAATGGCGCTGTTTGATAGCAGTCCAGCGCAGCTCTTGGGCATCTTAGAGACACTTTGGGACAGCACCAGACGCCCCCTACAGTCAAGGATGCCAGATGAACCAGAGCGGCAGGAGGTGACCCTGGAACTCCTGTCTGCTGGCATGAGTATATTATCTGGttagtaaaacaaacacataaaacacTGCAATGATTACAGTAAGTTCAGGATCAGGAGAAAACCTACAGGTGCTGCAAACGCTGTAAGAATCCTTCATTTTAATTCAGTTTTAAAGGTGAGTGCTGCTGACTTTGTATATTGAGCAATATGCTTGTAATTTTCCTCTTTGTGAAGGAACCTCAACTACTGGTGAGTCTCTTGTGAGTCTCAGTGCACTGACACCAACATCCACACTAATGGATCTGGCCATTGCAGGTCAGTCACAAATAATTAtgtaagtaactctgcagatcttctggtaaaagggaattgtacctttattttgaaagggtaaaaagaggatgtttctgcgttttgaatgtgagcttaacggaacttgttactgacaaatgtgaattttattcaaaactattcgtttaatggacccgtaacaataatggcaaaaagctcttacggtggtgtttttacgctgacgttcaaggatggtattgcatggaaaggaagaaaataaaggagtaatttcaccagcagtaagtgccatgtctctttatatgcgggaTCCGTTACAGTAAGAGCTTTACCTCGCCAGCTAACCTGCTGCATCAACGGACTATAACGGactttaaggacatttttcacGGATATAAAAGAACGCTCGTACGGAAGAATGGAGAAGGGCAGCGGTGAAAAGAAGACGGCGACGTGGTAggaaagagcaagaagaggagttAAGGCTAGCAAAAATGGAGGGAAACGAGACTACTCGGCGCAGCAAGGATAAAGAGCAACAGATCGAAATCCTTCAAAAGGTAATTCAGGAATACAAGGAAATGATAGAAAAGGAAACCGAACAAGGTGCTGTTAGACAAGAACTAAAAGAGTCtttgcttaacaaaaaggaaatgcttgctGAACTGTTGAACGATGACGATGAAAATGCTAcagatttagctaacgttagacgtTCGGAACGCGCGCGAGCTCCCACGGAAAAGATGCTAGCTTATCGTAAACAAGAGCAGAGCAAACGTGCTAAAAGACTTGATAGCCTTTATGAACAGTGGAAAGCCCAAGCTCGACAAACACGGCAAGAACTAAAATCTGAACTAACAGAAAGTCGATTGGCATGTCTCGCAGACAATCTGGAAATAAGGAAAATCGAAATCATGAAAGTGTATGAAGAATTGAGAGGGTGCGGCCCGCCCGACACTGAGCTAAGGCGCAAAGTTGATGCTTGTGCTGCAGTAACAGGTGACATTATTAAAATCCTGAACGAGAGGCTAACTGGCGTAAATGGAGAATATGATGCAGAATATGAAGGACAGCGCTTGCACGAGCTACTCGAGCCTGACTATGCCCGGTCCATTTACGGCTCCTCTGCCTCAGCGCTGACTGGCAGTCATCGCTCCACACGTTCAAGTGTAGCAGCCAAGCGAGCAGAAGCAGCGGCGGAGTTAGCTGCTAAGGAGgctgaatataaaatgctaACGGAGGAAGAGAGTCAACGGGAAAAGATCCGAGTTTTAGAGGAAGAGCACAGGAGggaattagaaaaacacaaagcagaattagAACGGTTACAAGCTGAAAAAGACTTAAAGGCTGCCCAAGCCAGACTTGAAGTATATgacagagaagtgaaagaggaatctgatgctcagtcctttcagtcatttcagaACCCTATTCGGAACATTCTGCCTGTCGCAATAAATTGTCCTCCTCCTACAATTGTCACTCCATCTGCTCCCATTGATGTATCCGGCCTAGCACAAGCTGTTCAGGACAGCATCGCTATTAACAGACTTCCAATGCCAGAGCCCCCAGTGTTTAATGGCAATCCCATTGACTTTGTTGAGTGGAaggcttcttttatttcacttatagATAGAATGAACATTCCCACTACCGACAAGCTGCACTACCTAAGGAGATATGTAGGTGGCTCAGCTCACAAATGCCTAGAAGGGACATTCTATCGTAGTGACAGTGAAGCTTACAGCGACGCTTGGAAAAAGCTCAATCAGAGGTACGGCCAGCCATTTATCattcaaaaggcttttagagAAAAGTTATCCAACTGGTCAAAAATACAGTCAAAGGATGCTGAAGGATTGAGAGACTTCTCAGATTTCTTAAATGCCTGTCTGCAGGCCATACCCCATGTAAAAGGTTTAAACATCCTAAACGATTGTGAGGAAAATCAGAAGTTGGTGCGAAAACTGCCAGAGTGGCTAGCCTCACGATGGAACCGGCAAGTAACATTGCGTCTCACGGAGGGAAAGGATTTCCCTAGCTTCAAGGACTTTGCCAAGTTTATGTCTGTGGAGGCCGAAACCGCCTGCAATCCAGTCACCTCTTTCCTCGCTCTCCATCCACCTGATGGTTCTGGTCAAGAAAAGTGGAGCACAAGGgtaagcaaaagaaacaaagccagcacctttaacacacaaattgtggttgaaaacagtaagcagaccacaacaaaggaaaaggtcaaggCCCCTTGTATGCTTTGTAAGGATATCAgtcatcagctttgcaaatgtccagacttcatgcaaagaaaactgGAATACAGAAGGGCATATGTCAAAGATAACAGACTGTGTTATGGATGTCTAAAACACGGTCACAGCGCGAAGGAATGCCGACATCGGCACACATGTGACTCATGCAGAGGACGGCATCCTACATGTCTCCACGATGATGGCTACGGAAAAGTTGAAATCAAAGAATGGACAAATAGGGAAATGTCAGCGCAACACAGGGAAACGGAACCAACGTCTGCCG
This window harbors:
- the mia gene encoding melanoma-derived growth regulatory protein translates to MPSKLWLVLSLWLALPTSEAGRQMPKLSDKKLCADSDCSHPILIARALQDYYPGDCRFIPIRQGQLIYVYGMLRDRGNLFWAGIVQDSYYGQQEARIGHFPSSIVEETHPLMPASTIVKTTKWDFYCN
- the cryabb gene encoding crystallin, alpha B, b; protein product: MQVCMGTETGRDGRPINTVARSTAASISEKVKSPPSYPLLLHLLFNPIMDIPIQYPWYRRAFPHRLSDISLAEPLTDWPPIWPFPWSFPWIRASPLRWFNWPDNGHSEMRIEKDRYVILLDVKHFSPEELSVNVSDEFITIHGKHEGRQDDNGFVSREFLRKYRLPAGVSGADVTSSLSFDGILTITAPRSSTGSERTIPVSCEDGIPKQKIVGFCTRAEEEVLWRHVQ